A genome region from Streptomyces sp. S4.7 includes the following:
- a CDS encoding alpha/beta fold hydrolase, protein MEIPTPRRPRLRKRWLAGVAAAAVLVGAGTWTAVASDSAPTVDRDDQTMEMPGARIDTSYFTADDGDRRRPAVLLGHGFGGSKNDVRAQAEKLARDGYAVLTWSARGFGESTGTIGLNDPAYEVKDVSRMIDWLAERPEVELDGDGDPRVGMSGASYGGAISLLGAGHDPRVDAIAPVITYWNLADSLFPDGVFKKLWAGIFFSTGGGCDTFEKQLCEMYDRVAVAGKPDAAARQLLAERSPSAVGDRIKVPSLIIQGQTDSLFPLGQSDAMAKTIKANGAPVAVDWMAGGHDGGNAETGRVESRINSWFDHYLKKDAGVDTGPAFRVSRTGGVDSTDGRALLRGATSDSYPGLRSGTANIPLTGREQSFDNPAGASPPAISTVPGVGGGLSQLSSFGMGLALDFPGQYARFDSRPLDTSLQVTGSPTVRVTVKADSADAVLFGKVYDVSPDGRQQVLPSQLVSPVRVEGVEAGGGKTVELTLPAIDHKVEAGHRLRVVLAATDLAYASPATPATYTVTVDGDLSVPTAPALSTAAPTLAWWVWGLPLGGALIAAALLLTARRRVSAPAPDPELADVPLQITDLSKRYAKSADRYAVRDLSFRVEKGQVLGLLGPNGAGKTTTLRMLMGLITPDAGDIRVFGHAIRPGAPVLSHVGSFVEGAGFLPHLSGQDNLELYWRATGRPAEDSHIEQALEIAGLGDVLARAVRTYSQGMRQRLAIAQAMLGLPDLLILDEPTNGLDPPQIREMRDVMIRYAAEGRTVIVSSHLLSEVEQTCTHLVVMDRGRLVQAGPVAEITGSGDTVLVTTAGQVPEPVLDKIAAMPGIGSAIRTDEGLLVRLDGAGTNTLVTELIRMDVTLTGVGPHRRLEDAFLTLISGASA, encoded by the coding sequence ATGGAGATCCCTACCCCCCGGCGGCCACGGCTGCGCAAACGGTGGCTCGCGGGCGTGGCCGCGGCCGCCGTGCTCGTCGGCGCCGGCACCTGGACAGCCGTCGCCTCGGACAGCGCGCCCACCGTGGACCGAGACGACCAGACGATGGAGATGCCCGGCGCCCGGATCGACACCTCGTACTTCACCGCCGACGACGGCGACCGCCGCAGGCCCGCGGTCCTGCTCGGCCACGGCTTCGGCGGCAGCAAGAACGACGTACGGGCCCAGGCCGAGAAGCTCGCGCGCGACGGGTACGCCGTACTGACCTGGTCGGCACGAGGGTTCGGAGAGTCCACCGGCACCATCGGTCTCAACGACCCGGCCTACGAGGTCAAAGACGTCTCCCGGATGATCGACTGGCTCGCCGAGCGCCCCGAGGTCGAACTCGACGGCGACGGCGACCCACGCGTCGGTATGAGCGGCGCCTCCTACGGAGGAGCCATCTCGCTGCTCGGCGCGGGCCATGACCCGCGCGTCGACGCGATCGCCCCCGTGATCACCTACTGGAATCTCGCCGACTCCCTCTTCCCCGACGGCGTCTTCAAGAAGCTCTGGGCCGGGATCTTCTTCTCCACCGGCGGCGGCTGCGACACCTTCGAGAAGCAGCTCTGCGAGATGTACGACCGGGTCGCCGTCGCCGGGAAGCCCGACGCGGCGGCCAGGCAACTCCTCGCGGAGCGCAGCCCGTCCGCGGTCGGCGACCGCATCAAGGTCCCCTCGCTGATCATCCAGGGCCAGACCGACTCGCTCTTCCCGCTCGGCCAGTCCGACGCCATGGCGAAGACGATCAAGGCCAACGGCGCACCTGTCGCCGTCGACTGGATGGCCGGCGGTCACGATGGCGGGAACGCCGAGACCGGCCGGGTCGAGAGCCGTATCAACTCCTGGTTCGACCACTACCTCAAGAAGGACGCGGGCGTCGACACCGGGCCCGCGTTCCGCGTCAGCCGGACCGGCGGCGTCGACTCCACCGACGGCCGGGCCCTGCTGCGGGGCGCGACCAGCGACAGCTACCCCGGACTGCGGAGCGGGACAGCGAACATTCCGCTCACCGGGCGGGAGCAGTCGTTCGACAACCCCGCCGGTGCGAGTCCGCCCGCCATCTCCACCGTCCCGGGCGTCGGCGGCGGGCTGTCCCAGCTGTCCTCGTTCGGCATGGGCCTCGCCCTCGACTTCCCCGGCCAGTACGCGCGCTTCGACTCCCGGCCGCTCGACACATCCCTCCAGGTGACGGGCTCACCGACCGTGCGGGTCACCGTCAAGGCGGACAGCGCCGACGCCGTCCTCTTCGGCAAGGTCTACGACGTGAGCCCCGACGGCCGCCAGCAGGTGCTGCCCTCACAACTCGTCTCCCCCGTACGGGTCGAGGGAGTCGAGGCGGGCGGTGGCAAGACCGTCGAACTGACCCTGCCGGCCATCGACCACAAGGTGGAGGCGGGGCACCGGCTGCGCGTCGTCCTCGCCGCGACCGACCTCGCCTACGCCTCACCCGCCACCCCGGCCACCTACACCGTCACCGTGGACGGCGACCTCTCCGTACCCACCGCGCCCGCCCTCAGCACCGCGGCGCCCACCCTCGCCTGGTGGGTCTGGGGCCTGCCGCTGGGTGGTGCGCTGATCGCCGCCGCACTGCTGCTCACCGCACGCCGCAGGGTCAGCGCGCCGGCGCCCGACCCGGAACTCGCCGACGTACCCCTCCAGATCACGGACCTGTCGAAGCGCTATGCCAAGTCCGCCGACCGCTACGCCGTGCGGGACCTGTCCTTCCGCGTCGAGAAGGGGCAGGTGCTCGGGCTCCTCGGCCCGAACGGCGCGGGCAAGACCACGACCCTGCGCATGCTGATGGGACTCATCACCCCTGACGCCGGAGACATCCGGGTCTTCGGGCACGCCATCAGGCCGGGCGCACCCGTGCTGTCCCACGTCGGATCCTTCGTAGAAGGCGCGGGCTTCCTGCCGCACCTGTCCGGACAAGACAACCTGGAGCTGTACTGGCGGGCCACCGGCCGCCCCGCCGAGGACTCGCACATCGAACAGGCCCTGGAGATCGCCGGACTCGGCGACGTCCTCGCCCGCGCGGTGCGCACCTACTCGCAGGGCATGCGTCAGCGCCTCGCCATAGCCCAGGCCATGCTCGGCCTGCCGGACCTCCTCATCCTGGACGAGCCGACCAACGGCCTCGACCCGCCGCAGATCCGCGAGATGCGTGACGTGATGATCCGTTACGCGGCCGAAGGCCGGACCGTCATCGTCTCCAGCCACCTCCTCTCCGAGGTCGAACAGACCTGTACGCACCTGGTCGTCATGGACCGGGGCCGGCTCGTCCAGGCCGGTCCGGTCGCCGAGATCACCGGATCCGGTGACACCGTGCTCGTCACCACGGCCGGACAGGTGCCCGAACCTGTCCTGGACAAGATCGCCGCGATGCCCGGGATCGGATCCGCGATCCGTACGGACGAGGGGCTGCTCGTACGGCTCGACGGGGCCGGTACCAACACCCTCGTCACCGAGCTGATCCGGATGGACGTGACGCTCACCGGCGTCGGACCGCACCGCCGCCTGGAGGACGCCTTCCTCACCCTCATCTCAGGAGCCTCCGCATGA